One window of Chloroflexus aggregans DSM 9485 genomic DNA carries:
- a CDS encoding polysaccharide biosynthesis protein, translating to MKLELSSPTRNRYFFLLDTILLPIAAYLSFVVRLDELPSGAALMGWFILAALATPIHLFVFRQLGVYARYWRYASLDELLLLISAVSLAMIIAAPTTFIVAGIIPMALLPRSVPVIFFCFNLVMTIGPRLLSRLHWHHQLMQRKRKGEINGKQQRVLIMGAGSAGTMIARELRDNPQLGMVAVGFLDDDPLKFGMCIYGIPVLGNRFDIPRLAREYSAHLVIIAMPSATGKEIRSIVELCERTGVKTKIMPGLYEMLDGKVSVNQLRNVQIEDLLRRKPVQTDIVAVHNLLRGKRVMVTGGGGSIGSELCRQILRAEPAELIILGHGENSVFTIEQELRRQVTSATRLTTIIADIRFAERVMHIFEQYQPEIVFHAAAHKHVPLMELHPSEAVTNNVLGTRNLLSAAMQVNVSHFVMISSDKAVNPTSVMGATKRVAELLVHEAARLTGRAYVAVRFGNVLGSRGSVVLTFKQQIAAGGPVTVTHPEMRRFFMTIPEAVQLTLQASVLGKGGEVFVLDMGEPIRIVDLARDMIELSGLQVGRDIDIVFTGLRPGEKLYEELFIEGEEYQRTEHAKIFIARNASQFVPRALADQIRILEMAAFHEDTALLLRTLHRLVPTFKQPMPLPMTEPKPREQAVGEPLWKRQMASD from the coding sequence TTGAAGCTCGAATTATCCTCACCAACCCGCAATCGTTATTTTTTCTTGCTTGATACGATCTTGTTACCTATTGCCGCCTACTTGAGCTTTGTGGTACGTCTTGACGAATTACCGTCAGGCGCAGCACTTATGGGTTGGTTTATACTGGCAGCGCTTGCCACACCGATCCACCTCTTTGTCTTTCGACAATTGGGTGTCTATGCACGCTATTGGCGCTACGCTTCCCTTGACGAACTACTATTGCTTATTTCGGCGGTGTCACTCGCTATGATCATCGCCGCACCAACCACGTTCATCGTTGCCGGTATCATACCAATGGCTCTCCTCCCGCGGTCGGTACCGGTTATCTTCTTCTGTTTTAACCTCGTTATGACGATTGGGCCACGCCTGTTATCACGCCTGCACTGGCACCATCAGCTAATGCAGCGCAAGCGTAAGGGTGAAATCAACGGTAAGCAGCAACGAGTGTTGATTATGGGTGCCGGCTCGGCTGGTACGATGATCGCGCGTGAATTGCGTGATAATCCGCAACTTGGTATGGTAGCGGTTGGGTTTCTCGATGATGACCCGCTTAAGTTCGGTATGTGCATCTATGGCATACCGGTACTCGGAAATCGCTTCGACATACCGCGCCTGGCCCGTGAATATAGTGCGCATCTGGTCATCATCGCGATGCCTTCGGCCACCGGCAAAGAGATTCGTAGCATTGTCGAACTCTGTGAGCGAACCGGGGTCAAAACCAAAATTATGCCCGGTCTCTACGAAATGCTCGACGGGAAGGTTAGCGTTAATCAATTGCGTAACGTGCAGATTGAAGACCTATTGCGTCGGAAACCGGTGCAGACCGACATTGTCGCCGTCCATAATCTGTTGCGTGGCAAGCGCGTGATGGTGACCGGTGGGGGTGGCTCGATCGGTTCCGAACTCTGCCGTCAGATCCTGCGCGCCGAGCCGGCCGAGTTGATAATCCTCGGTCACGGCGAAAACTCGGTGTTTACCATCGAACAGGAGCTACGCCGGCAAGTAACGTCTGCTACCCGTCTCACTACGATCATCGCCGATATTCGCTTTGCCGAGCGTGTTATGCATATCTTTGAACAATACCAACCCGAGATCGTTTTTCACGCGGCAGCGCACAAGCACGTGCCGTTGATGGAATTGCATCCGTCTGAAGCGGTGACCAATAACGTACTCGGGACGCGCAATCTCCTGAGCGCGGCAATGCAGGTTAACGTGAGCCACTTTGTGATGATCTCGAGCGACAAAGCTGTTAATCCCACCAGTGTGATGGGGGCCACGAAACGGGTAGCCGAGCTGCTGGTTCACGAAGCGGCCCGATTAACCGGACGAGCATACGTCGCAGTACGTTTCGGTAATGTGCTCGGTTCACGCGGATCGGTCGTATTGACGTTCAAGCAGCAGATCGCCGCCGGTGGTCCGGTCACCGTTACCCATCCGGAGATGCGCCGGTTCTTTATGACCATCCCTGAAGCGGTGCAATTGACACTCCAAGCCTCGGTGTTGGGGAAGGGCGGCGAAGTGTTTGTCCTCGATATGGGTGAACCGATCCGCATCGTCGATCTCGCGCGCGATATGATCGAGTTGTCCGGTTTACAGGTCGGACGCGATATTGATATCGTCTTTACCGGCCTCCGTCCCGGCGAGAAGCTGTACGAAGAGCTGTTTATCGAGGGGGAAGAATATCAGCGCACCGAGCACGCCAAAATCTTTATCGCACGCAACGCTTCACAGTTTGTCCCTCGCGCACTCGCCGATCAGATCCGTATCCTTGAGATGGCAGCCTTTCATGAAGATACGGCCTTGCTCCTCCGTACCTTGCATCGGCTCGTTCCGACCTTCAAACAACCGATGCCACTACCGATGACTGAACCCAAGCCGCGCGAACAGGCTGTGGGTGAACCGCTGTGGAAACGACAGATGGCAAGCGATTAA